In Pan paniscus chromosome 1, NHGRI_mPanPan1-v2.0_pri, whole genome shotgun sequence, the DNA window TAAATCAATTTCTctatatataatgtaaacatatatatataaacacattcaaaatttatacaactttcccaaggtcatatTCCTGTTTATATCAGATTATGGCAAATAATTTTAGAATCACTATGTATAACAACTAAAATGGCTATACAAATGTCCTCCCTCCTTTCATTACTAAAAATAAGTGAACATCACCAGAAAtttgaaggattttttaaaaaatcaccaggaATTTAaaggatttttgaaaaaatatacgCAGGAAATTACTAAACCTGAGGCACTGGATGCTGGAGATTTTGTAGTGGAAGAAGTCGAcactggaaaacaaaataataatgtagATTGGACCAAACACTTGGGAGTTATTGCTGGCATTTTCTCCAGGAATTTACAAGATTTTTGAGACATATAAGGAAGAAGCTACTAAACCTGAATGACTCAAAGCTGGAGGTTTTGTACTAGACGGAGGCAGCACtaggaaacaaaataatgttaGAAGATCAACCACTTGGGAGTTATTGCtctcatttcatttatatgaattaTGCCATTGTTGACTTACTTAGATAAAAATGCCCATGTTTCAATTCCAAAAAGTTGTTGTAattcattttatacataaaaatattaaaagcatataCCCATGCAATGTACATAACGTGCTAAGAACCCTGGAAAAGCACAAAAAATCACAACAGCAGAATTTTATGTGAATTTCGTGTCATTCATCTGGCATAGAAATGAATACAAGACAGAGTTAAATactaaaattgtttcttttcagtTATTCTGTATGACCGATAGTTAATATCAAAGAAATAAAGTCTAAAatgaacagcaacaacaataacaaaccaAGACAGAAAAAAGATAACCTTTGTACCTTTAAGACACTTTGGAACTGGGGGAACCCAAGTACTGTTACTGTCACAGACAATTGTGTCGCTGCCATCGAGGTAAAAACCCTTATCGCATTCAAACATCACTGTTGCTTTGTagtaaaatttttttccaaatcctgatatctgttttccattttcgACTACTGGAAATCGACATTTGACCACTGGAAAATTAGAGAAACCTCAGAATTAATGGATATCTGCTTTAGCAGAAAAAGTAGTACAAAGTAGTAATTTCCAGTGTGAACAGAgacaaggaatggaatgcaagatgttaaaaacattttttaaaagactttaaatGTTAACTAATATATTCTCCTTCATACAGAATTCTagggtgttttatttttctttcagcactaaCAGACATAACCATATTGTAACCACATTTTCTTAAGAAAACTTGGCTGGCTGTCATTCTTACTTGTCCCTGCCCTCCTAAATGTAATacggttttttgttgttttccccACTCACTGGctgctttttaaacttttgtttggTAGTTTTTACCAAACTACTgcaggggggtggtggtggtggtaaattttaataatttattcatcCTGCTGAAGGTTCACTGAATCTCCTGGATCTGAGGTTGTTTTGGATCTAATTTGGATAATTTTTGgccaatattttttcaaataatattttacaccattctctctcctgtctttCTGAAACTCCAATTACATGTATGTTTCACTGCTTGATACTCTCCCACAGGTCTGTaagcctctctctttctttagtCAACATTTCTTCTTAAATAAGGTTCAATTTCTATTCACCTGTCTTCAGGTTCACTGACCTTTTGTTGTGTCTAATTGTACCTAATGTTATTTGTAAAGGTTAGTTTATtggatataatttacatacagtaaaattcaccctttCAAGTGTACAGCTGTatgagttttgataaatgcaAATAATCATGTAACTACCACCATAGTAAAGATACAGAAAAGTTCCATTACTCTCCAGAATTTCCTCATGCTCTTTTGTGAGTTACCCCTCCTCCCCCTCATCCCCACTTCCACAACCAGCTAACCATTGATCTGCTTTTATCCCTATAGTGGGactttttcagaatgtcacatAAATGAAATTACAGTCTTCTTAgtatggcttatttcactaagcatgATGCTTTCAAAATTCATTTGTGTTGCTGCATGAatcagtttattcctttttattgctgagtatgaGTCCATCTTTTAGAGGTAGCACAGgtggttcattcattcaccaactCAAGAACATGTGGCGATTTGCAGTTTGGGGTgattatgaataaggctgctgtGAACATCCTCATATAAGTTTCTGTGTGAAAATGTTTTCAGTTTATTTGGGTTGCCGAGTTGTATGATAagagtatgtttaactttataagaaatgcCAAAAATGTCCCAAAGTGGTCACTGCACTTTGATTCTCACCATCAGTATATGAGAGTTTCATCTGCTCCATATCCTTGTCAATACCTGGTATTGTcagtttggggtgtgtgtgtttacatttcGGCCTTTCCAATAGGTAtttagtggcatctcattgtgagTAGagacagtttttatttcttcttttccaacatGTGTGCCTAACAGCTTTCTCTTGCCTTACTGTACTGGGTGGGATCTCCAATACAATGCTGAATGGAGTGGTAAGAGTGGACATCCTCACTGTTTTCCTTCCAGAATTAGGTCTTTATTAATTAGACAGAAATGTAAGTAAGGTTTTTTTAACCACTAAGTACAATGTTACTTTTTACCTCTAATTTTTTTGAACCATTAAGTGTAATGTTAGCTGTGAGATTTTTGTAGATGTCTGTTATCAGGGTAAGATAGATAGTACCCTTctgttcctagtttgctgagaagttttatcatgaaaaatAAGATGATGAATTCTgtcactttctttgttttttgcatCTAATAAGATAACCACATGAATTTTTTCTCCTTAATAGTCTCCTGATGTGGCAAATTACACtgattaatttttgcatttgaaCTAATCTTGCATTCATAGggtaaatcctacttggtcatgatttacttttctttttatgtatcacaggatttggtttgctaatattttgttgaagatttttggtcctgtgttcatcaaggatattatttgtaattttcttataatgtttttgttttctggttttcgtATAAGGACAATGCTATCATCATAAAATGGGATgagaagtgttccctcctcttgcACTTTCTTGAAACGCTTGTGTACAATTGCTATGATTTATTCCTTAGATGGTTGGTAGAACTccccagtgaagccatctggaccTTCAGTAGGTTATTaactacaaattttattttttgctagatATAGGAGTATTCAGGTTATCCATATCTTCAAGTGAGTTTTGACATtttgtatctttcaaggaatCTGTCCATTTCAGTTGTCAAATTTGTAggcataaagttgtttataatattccCTTGTCATCCTTTAAATGTCTGTAGGATATTTAGtgatattctctttttcattcttttgtctgtTGAATAATTTTGTAAAGTAATCAAGTAAAGTTTACATCACCGATATTAAAGAATGGCCATATGCACAAAAGAATATAAAGCTTTTTGGCTAAGGGATGGGGGGAAGTCAGAAAAAGGATGAGAAACACATACGGGGTGGACGTGAGGAAGGAAAGTGAAAGGTGTAGGCACCCCCACCTCACTTCCTGAGGCAGGGCCGTCAAGGACTCTCAAGATCAAGCGGCCATTAATTACATGGATTCAGATTTCTTTCATTCTAGACTTAAATTTAACCTTAGGTTTTTGCTCCAGCACCAATTTAACAGAGCAACGTAGGCATTTCCAATCTAGCAGCACACGCTGTTTCCAAGCGCATGTGACTGGCGCACCACAGCTCCGTGCACACCCCAGGAGCTCAGTCCGTGCCCAGAGCAGGTGCCTGTGCTGTGGAACCTGACAGGAAGCCTCCCAGAACACCGCCTATCACAAGGCGCCACCTGAGGGGATCTGAGGTCTCTAAAGATCAACTGGTGCCTGTGATTTCCAAAGATTTAACCTTAGCCTTCAATGACATTTACATATAAATTGTCAAATAAAACCCTCCATAATTTACACTTAAGTCTAGGAAGACATGGCACAAATGttccaatgacaaaaaaaaaaaaaaaaaaagtgtagcagCTGTGTGTGTTTTCCCCACTTTGACCAAGCCTCATTGTAACACAGGGCATAAAGGAGAAGGGTTGCACacaaatttaaagtatacaaaaaaaaaaaaaaaaccaaaaaatcatATGTTAACGCTGTTGACTTGTTAACAATGCAGGGAAACTCACTGGAAAATAAAATCCCTTATTTGAACcttaaaagaatgaaatgtaCCAACTAAACTGTGTAGGCTCTAATGTAGCAGCACAGaatgtttccagaaaaaaaatacattgaaaaaaaataaaaaatattcagagataaaaccaaaaagattaaaatatatatatcttaagaAAATTTATTGCTCAAAACATATGAAACTTAATTCTAAGAAATTCACCTACCTAAATTTAAACAAGATTGCTGCAGTTGCAGCTCGCCGTCCTCCGAGAGACACGAAAAGTGATGAGGGGCGCAGGCCTGTGGGGATGTCAAGACTGGCCCAAGGTCAAAAAGCCTTTGAGGAGAGCCCTAGCTCCCACTGAGACCAGCCTCTGGCCTGCCCTCTGCAGACGGGAAGGAAGGGGATGGGTCTGGGGCTGCAGACCCTGCTGGAATTAGCAGAGGAGCCAGCAAGGCTGGGGGGCTATAGGCTGGCCAGACTCCCTTAGCTGGATCCCGTACTCCACGCCTGGCCAGCACTCCGGGACGCCTGGCTCAGGTCTCCATCAGGATCTCCACTACGTGTTCCTACTTGCCCAGGTCAGAACGCAATTGCAGCTGGAGGTGGGAGGCCGGACGGCAGCAGGCCCAAGCCTCTGAATGCTTTGCAGGGCCACCTCCCATCGTGTGGGTCAGCACCGTGTGTCCAGGTCATCATAGGAACTGACCACATCTGAGGCCAGTTCTTCCATGCAAACTGGGGTTTTTGGTCTTCAGTATTTCAAATATCTCATCTAGCTACTTCTGAACGCCTCCTCTATTTTCCCCAGGGCTGTCCGTCTCCCAGATGCTGCTCTTCAGGGCTCCTGGCGCCAGTGCTGAGGTGACAGAGCAAAGGTCTGAAAACTGGCCCCTTCACGCAGCAGTGTCCAAAGCGGGGGGCATGGCACACCCCCTTTGGCTTCCACATGGCGGGCACAGGCCACCGGCACAGGATCTCTGCAGAAACCAGGCAGTGGAACAACGCCAACCCCACACTCTCGGGTGCCTGTGTGTGCCACGTCTCATCCTGGGCCATCTCCTCTTGGATCTGCCAGGCGTGTTGGCGATGAGGACCCTGCGGCAGTGGTTGGGCTCCACCAGCAAGTGGTAAAGCTGGAACTTCTAAAAGGACAAGTCCGGGAGTGACTGCCCCTGCTGGCTGCAGGAGGGCAGGGTCTTCAAGCTGGCTGGGGTGCCGCGCCTGGCCACCACTTCTTTCATTCTCAGTATTGGTTAATTTGCATCTTTTTTTGTCAGTCTGGCTACAGGTTTACACACTTTATTGATCTCCAAGTAGCAACTGTTGGTTTCACtgatttcctctattttttttttctcttctcaatttcattgattttggcTCTATCTTTATCATTTCCTTACATCTGCTAGTTTGGGATTTAACTTgctcttttttagtttcttaaggtggaaaaTTAGATCattgatttgagacttttctttttttctaacacaAGTATATTATGCTATACATTCCCCTGTAAGCaatgctttagctgcatcctacatatttggatattttgagatgttgtgtttttattcaaTTCAAAACACTTTCTAATCTCCCTGCTGACTACTTCTTTTAtgcatgggttatttagaagtgtccTGTACACTTTCCAATTCTTTGGGGATTggctttgttattgatttctgctttcattCTATTGTGATAATGCATGTtgaatgatttcaattttttgaagtaTGTTAAAAGTTGTCTTATTGTCTAGAATATGGTCTACTtgggagaatgtttcatgtgtacTTGGGGAGTATATACTTTTAAATCACTGTTATTCagtgatttctttctttaaatgggCAAGTCCCCTACATGGTCTTCATACTTTTGGTCACTCCAGAGTGCCTTAAACatttggtctttaaaaaaaaaaatttttttatccagagtttatcatttttatttgtgagACAATTAGTCTGTCACAGTTTACCACTACCATAGCCAGAACTCTTAGATTTCTTGTAATACaagatgaaactttctttaagccagtgtgtatttttttttttttggttctttcaAACAAAAACTTCTAACTCATGCAGATACACAGTAGTTCACACTGTATAAAATGAAATGCCAAGAACATGTGGGGGTGAGAAATAGGGAACTCTAGCTAGAACTATTTTTTGACTTGAATTGAcctgaattaaaataaattagaaaccaATTATACAGGAGGAGGAAGCACATACATCTGCTTTGTTTATCTGTAGATAAAACTATTTACAAAATGTTTCCATAgtatttacaaatgaagaaggaaataaattgaaACACTACCTTTACACTCTGGAGCAGCACGACTCCATACTGAATTGTCACCACAATAAATCGTGCTCTCTCCAATAAGTGAAAATGGATCTGGTCCAGGTGCAGGATCACAACTATAAGTTACTGCATCAAGATACTCAAATACTTCTACTTCACTAAAGgtgtgttttccattttttatttttggaggtgGTGTACACAAAACctcttaaaaatgaagaaaaagaggaaaggaaatgtaAAAGATTAAGACAGCATTAGTAAAATTTCTATGTCTTCAATAAATTTGTCAATATAGGGTTTCTACAAGCTGGTTGTGAATTCAATATGGATTTAAAAGAAGGTTTCTATGAGCAAATATATCATCCCAAATTCAAACCATTAATGTAGTAACTAACTTTCAGAACAAATCTCATTTTCTTAAAGTGTAAATacctattgatatggtttggatctctgtccccaccaaatctcatgtcaaattgtagtccacaatgttggaggtggggcctggtggtaggtgtttgaatcatgggggtggatttctcatgaatggtttagcaccatccccttggtgctgttctcatgatactgagttcttgggagatctggttatttaaaagtgtgcaaCACCTCCCGTCCTCCCcaccttgctcctgctcctgccatgtgagacaccttgctcctgctcctgccatgtgagacaccttgctctccttctgtctttcccaatgattgttaagtttcccgaggcctacCCAAACCCCCAGCAGATGCcaccaccatgcttcctgtacagcttgtaGAAACATGAgcaaattaaacttcttttctttataaattacccagtctcgggtatttctttacagcaatacgAAAACGGCCTAATACGCCTATATTTGTTTGCAAGGCCGTGCTAAGTTCTGTTCTAGTCATCACAAGAAATGCTGACAATTAATGAGAAAATATGCTTAACTCAGTGGTAGTTAAGAAATCCTTTgcaatttataaatatatccatTTTCTAAATTGGTGATTCACAATACCAAAATATTATTGTCTTTTTTCACTCTGATCCTAATAAGAATATAGTGATATTTTTCCAAAGGCTACATATTGTGTGATAACACAACAGGCCTAATACAATCTTGCTTTAAGCCAGATGTTGAAGAGATGTGCAAAAAATGTGAACAATGCCACTATTCTcactaattttattttgatttggaaaattattatttttcataaaaattatgttaCATATGTTAATTTGTATTGCATTTATTCTTACAAATTAatcaggccaggtggggtggctcacatttgtaatcccagcacttgggaggcccacgggggcagactgcttgagcatgggatttcaagaccagcctgggcatcgtggcaaaaccccgtctcttcaaaaattacaaaaagccaggcatagtggcacatgcctgaagccccagctactggagaggctgaggctgcagtgagctgagattgtgccactgcaccccagcctgggaaatagcCTGAGACCGTGTCTTaggaaaaacataaacaaaaccaaaaagaatcaataattatttaaaaacctcTCCGTTTGAATTCCAATATGATAAATACCAATAGATATAACCCACATAAAAGAAATCTCTTTGGGATCTTTGTTAATCTTAAAGTGTAAAGGGTGTAAAGGAGGCAAAAATCTTTGAGGACTACTGgtctaaatttaaagaaaaagaatttacttACTTTCACATATTGGGGGCTTACCGCTCCAAACTGCTACTGATCCTTTAAGTTCACAATATAGAATTTCTTCACCAATTAAGTAATaactaaatgagaaaagaaacGGTTACTGTTTTGTATAGCAATTAATAAGACACACATAATAATGAAGGAATTTTTTATATGGTTTCTTTTCTACACTACAGTAGTTTGAGGGGGTGGTTTCTTAAACAACATACTATATAACGAAAGTGCTAAATAAATCTGCAATTTAATCAAATAGAGTTTCCCCATTTGAATATATATTGGCCAAGAGCAAAGATGTCTAAATAAATCTGCTGTGCCTTTCCACCCAGCCTCTTTGCTGCCTCCTGCAATCACATTACACATTCATTTCTGTGCCTTTTCTCACACCACTTCGCACAGTAAGGACAAGGACTGTGTAGAGAGAACAGGCCCTAGAGCTGGAATGGCTAGATTCAAGTCCCTGCTTCTCAACTTATCTAGTTTCTTGAgcttgggtaagtcacttaaaGTTCCTTCACTCAGCTTCCTAATTGATTAAAAGGGGATAACAGTACATGGGGTTGTTTAGGGGATTAGATAAGATAGCATTTGGCACATAGATAGTGCTACATGAGTTTTAGcttctattaatattatttagaaCAGAGTGTATTCCTAGGAATAGCTCACTGAGTATAAAAATACTTTCATTAAGTATACCCCTATACTCAATGAAATCTTCCCTGATTTAAATTCACAGGAATCTCTCCTCCTTCTGGACTCTTAGAGTAATTATCATGAATAATTCTACTTATTTGGTATTTCTCATTTagtattttgcttttattgctctcaatatatattatttctcaaTAAGGTTAGAACTTCTTTTAGGAAGGTCGCTGTCTTAAAGTTTTGGTATCCCTCGGTGTGCCTAGCAAGCTCTATGTGTCAACTGAATATTCCAATATTTCTACTtgaccaaattttaaaaactgtcagtTGCCTTACATAGTCACAGCTGATTTTTCCTCCAAGACTCACTTACTTTTTCTATATTATGGTGTGTTACTGCTATTGTTTGATTCTggtttgtctctaccaaaactcatattgaaatttaattgccagtgTAACAGCATTGAGAGGTGGTGGGGCCTTTAAGAAATGATTAGGTCATTAAGAGGTATAATGCCTTTCTAGAGGGTCTTCATTAATTCTTGAGGGAATGAGTTCTCATTCTTGTAGGCTTGGATTCATTACCATAAGAGCACGTGTTATAAAGCGAGAACCCCCTCCCTTGTGCTTTGTCTTTTTTGCACATGCTAAATTTCCCTTTCATTTTCCagcatgttatgatgcagcacaAAAGCCCTTGCCAGACACTACTGCCATGCCCTTGaactctccagcctccagaaatatgaggcaaatacatttcttttctttataaatgcctagcctcaagtattctgttatagcagaatACTTACATTTACTCTCTAAATGCACAAATTACGTTTACTCTCTAAATGCACATTTATCTTAAATGTCTAGTATCTCCAATATATACGACTTCAAAACCCTACAGAACAAAGGCTATTACCGAGGGCTCAGTACCTGCTCTTGAGATGCTTCGCATTGTAGCAGTCTCAAAAATAAGGTTTTTCAACTGAGAGATTTTGATCAACATGATGGTAAAGGCTAACCGTGTCAGTTTTGGTCTGATAACACTTTACAGAGTCATCTGGATACAAGTGTATCTTTAGTTGGCAAttctatttctcatttttgtgaGCCCTACTTCAACTCTAAGAGTTGGCAGATTTAAATAGGGGATACTCAGTTGTGAAGGATAAATTCTCATGATTACTACATTCTTAATGCTTACAACAGACTTATTGTCAGAAACAGCAAGTAGTTTTGCTTTCCTTCAATATCAATTACTTTCTATTTACTATATATCTTGCCTATCTCCATAAAACATCCAAGAGTTGTTTGGCTAGAAGTATACCTTGTCACATAGAAAGCAAAATTAAGTTTACAGGAATGCTTAAGaagagaagcaaaacaaaaataaaattactaacaCTTCCCTTATTTCCTCTAAGGAGCAACTTACCCCTCATTACAAATAAAGTGCATCTGATAACCAAACTCGTAAGTCCCATTTGCAGGGATTGCTTGGCCATTTAAAGGATCCCGTATATATGGACATGTTTctcctaaaagaaaataattttgagagtTTTCAATCCAGTTATAAAACAGATCTGAATCAAAATCAAAATTCTGCAGTGCTCTTTTGAATGGGTGggaatataattttcattatttacttattataaGGGCAAACTTAAGATTCATATTCACCCAGGCAATCTATTGCCAGGAAAATGATTTCTTGGAGATTTTGATTTCTCAAAGCTTGCAAAAATGCATTGTTATCTTGAACCTCATTTTACAAGAAGAAAATCATCATCACCATAGTGGAATATGTACCCCAAAATGTATGCAAATCTCTAgagcaagcagaaaaaaaaaaagaggtttgttTACTTACTATAACAGGCATCATCTGAGACAGGTAGCCATGTATGATTCCGATCACAAATAGTATGGGTGGCAAGAGGTGGTATATAGAAGTATCCTTTTTTACACTTATAATCTACTCGTTCACCAATCTCATAGTAGGGTTTTGGTTTACCAATGAGCTCCATAGCTTCAAATGTTGGTGGCTCCTCACAGGCATCTAGGGATAAGAGAATAGGAACATGAAGATGAAGTACTGATATCACTTTCATCAGCCATGGACTGTGGTCTGGCAGCAGGTAGTACAGAAAACACAGAAAGGCCCTTGGCAAGATTTTAAATGACTGTTCCATGCTTTTACCTGAGTGCTCATAGTAGTGGAGGAAATGGGACTTGCATGTTTTAAGTAACATCCTATTAGCTTTTGGTTTGTTTGGGAATAAACATTCGACAATAAACTGAAGAGACAGCATTAATGTCTttgatcttaaaatatatatggatgCATCTTTCCCCACATTTTTCTAAATTCATTTCAAAAGTAACTTCTCCTCTAAGAAGTCTTCTACAGTATAGAGTACTCTGCTCAGATTGTTCTTCCATAGTTTAAAACACTAACTTATAACAGCTTGTCACTTCAGGCTGTCTTCTCTTAAAAGGCAAATTCCTGGGGGTCAAGAAccatgttcttctttttctactatACTCACCTTGTGGGTGCTCAAGAAATGCTGACACTGACAAACTCTATCTGCAAATAAGTATTCAAGAAATTGTCTGCTACCGTGCCTGGGAAAATCAAAACAACCCTAGTTTGGATTCATGTTGTGCTAAGTCAAACAAAAGGCTCAAGTTGCCCTAAAAGGACAGGTAATAACGTGAAAGTCTGAATTTATGATGGTGAGTGTTTATTCCTGATGAGTCTGTTGCTTTTCAGAATTACTCACCCTGTGATTtaatcctcttccttctttcttgcctcctTTGCCCTACTCTGCCACACTGAATAGCTTGGCAGTCCAGTAGTGTCACATCTTGGTGACTTTGCTCACCTTGCTTCCTCTGCTCTGAATACCCTTCCTCCCTGGCCGGTAGCTACAACTCCTgctcaactcttgtcttcctTAATCCACCCATCATCTCCTTCAGGAAGCATTTTCTGCCTCCCCCTGGGAAGCAGTGATCAGTCACCTTCCCCTGGACTCTCCGCTGCATGGATCTCTCAGGTAACTATCACATGCTTTTGTGTTTAATAGTTAACAAGGCCGACTCCATTCATCCATGTGGCCACAACACCCAGCACAATATGTCACTCAGAGTAGCTAGTCAAAAAAAATTTGGTATTCAAAGTCCACTGCTGTCAAACACAAAACAATGTGAAGAATATATTGTAATCAATTTCATATTGAAAATAATCATTCTACAGCACAATGGAGAAAGAAGATTAGGCCATTTCTTGTGCTGCCTATCTCCCAGTCTTCTGGTATCCTGGCAGGTGACCAGATATGGACTGCTCTCTTTGCATTGTAGTATGCCCAGTAAGGAAACTGAGACGCTACTGTGTAAGTGCTTACTGATCTTGGCTTCTTTCATTGGAAATAAGGAAAACACCTAAAACAGGCAGAAGAGACCACGCACAACAGGAGACTGCGGGTTTTGTCCAAAAAAGCAGCTCCTCTTCTGGAGGAATGAGACTGGCCTGAAATTTGATACATGTTTCCTTCAACTATCTGGAACCATTTGGCAACTACCTTTGAGAGGGCAGGTCTCCCATGCACAGCACTGTCTGCTTACGAAACCTTCTCCTTGTGAGAGTGAGTTGCTCCAAAAattgaatgtttattttaattcatgTATTCTCTCTGCCTAGCATTGTGACTTCTCATTTTTACTTTCTCTAGGTTTCATACCTGTCTTGATTTACCCTTATGAACCTCAAACTTAAccttgtttttccttctcttcatccttagttttgttattttccatGTTGCACCCTATTCATTTCATAATTCTATGTTCCTCTACTTCAAATCGCTTTCATTATCTTCTTCAGCttcctattttgtttctttttttgtttgtttgtgtgtgtatgtgtgtgtgttttgttttgttttgttttgagacagggtctcttgctctgttatccaagCTGGAgtatgatcagggctcactgcagccttgaccatgGAGGGTCTCCAGTGATCCTTCtc includes these proteins:
- the CD46 gene encoding membrane cofactor protein isoform X6, whose amino-acid sequence is MLCELGIVAFHSWTQKGLPCSGNWLSVSLLSSGKITASSAPRMESPGRRECPFPSWRFPGLLLAAMVLLLSSFSDACEEPPTFEAMELIGKPKPYYEIGERVDYKCKKGYFYIPPLATHTICDRNHTWLPVSDDACYRETCPYIRDPLNGQAIPANGTYEFGYQMHFICNEGYYLIGEEILYCELKGSVAVWSGKPPICEKVLCTPPPKIKNGKHTFSEVEVFEYLDAVTYSCDPAPGPDPFSLIGESTIYCGDNSVWSRAAPECKVVKCRFPVVENGKQISGFGKKFYYKATVMFECDKGFYLDGSDTIVCDSNSTWVPPVPKCLKVSTSSTTKSPASSASGYPKPEEGILDSLDVWVIAVIVIAIVVGVAVICVVLYRYLQRRKKKGKADGGAEYATYQTKSTTPAEQRG
- the CD46 gene encoding membrane cofactor protein isoform X4, translating into MLCELGIVAFHSWTQKGLPCSGNWLSVSLLSSGKITASSAPRMESPGRRECPFPSWRFPGLLLAAMVLLLSSFSDACEEPPTFEAMELIGKPKPYYEIGERVDYKCKKGYFYIPPLATHTICDRNHTWLPVSDDACYRETCPYIRDPLNGQAIPANGTYEFGYQMHFICNEGYYLIGEEILYCELKGSVAVWSGKPPICEKVLCTPPPKIKNGKHTFSEVEVFEYLDAVTYSCDPAPGPDPFSLIGESTIYCGDNSVWSRAAPECKVVKCRFPVVENGKQISGFGKKFYYKATVMFECDKGFYLDGSDTIVCDSNSTWVPPVPKCLKVSTSSTTKSPASSASGPRPTYKPPVSNYPGYPKPEEGILDSLDVWVIAVIVIAIVVGVAVICVVLYRYLQRRKKKGKADGGAEYATYQTKSTTPAEQRG
- the CD46 gene encoding membrane cofactor protein isoform X3, translated to MLCELGIVAFHSWTQKGLPCSGNWLSVSLLSSGKITASSAPRMESPGRRECPFPSWRFPGLLLAAMVLLLSSFSDACEEPPTFEAMELIGKPKPYYEIGERVDYKCKKGYFYIPPLATHTICDRNHTWLPVSDDACYRETCPYIRDPLNGQAIPANGTYEFGYQMHFICNEGYYLIGEEILYCELKGSVAVWSGKPPICEKVLCTPPPKIKNGKHTFSEVEVFEYLDAVTYSCDPAPGPDPFSLIGESTIYCGDNSVWSRAAPECKVVKCRFPVVENGKQISGFGKKFYYKATVMFECDKGFYLDGSDTIVCDSNSTWVPPVPKCLKVLPPSSTKPPALSHSVSTSSTTKSPASSASGYPKPEEGILDSLDVWVIAVIVIAIVVGVAVICVVLYRYLQRRKKKGKADGGAEYATYQTKSTTPAEQRG
- the CD46 gene encoding membrane cofactor protein isoform X1, which produces MLCELGIVAFHSWTQKGLPCSGNWLSVSLLSSGKITASSAPRMESPGRRECPFPSWRFPGLLLAAMVLLLSSFSDACEEPPTFEAMELIGKPKPYYEIGERVDYKCKKGYFYIPPLATHTICDRNHTWLPVSDDACYRETCPYIRDPLNGQAIPANGTYEFGYQMHFICNEGYYLIGEEILYCELKGSVAVWSGKPPICEKVLCTPPPKIKNGKHTFSEVEVFEYLDAVTYSCDPAPGPDPFSLIGESTIYCGDNSVWSRAAPECKVVKCRFPVVENGKQISGFGKKFYYKATVMFECDKGFYLDGSDTIVCDSNSTWVPPVPKCLKVLPPSSTKPPALSHSVSTSSTTKSPASSASGPRPTYKPPVSNYPGYPKPEEGILDSLDVWVIAVIVIAIVVGVAVICVVLYRYLQRRKKKGKADGGAEYATYQTKSTTPAEQRG
- the CD46 gene encoding membrane cofactor protein isoform X5 — protein: MLCELGIVAFHSWTQKGLPCSGNWLSVSLLSSGKITASSAPRMESPGRRECPFPSWRFPGLLLAAMVLLLSSFSDACEEPPTFEAMELIGKPKPYYEIGERVDYKCKKGYFYIPPLATHTICDRNHTWLPVSDDACYRETCPYIRDPLNGQAIPANGTYEFGYQMHFICNEGYYLIGEEILYCELKGSVAVWSGKPPICEKVLCTPPPKIKNGKHTFSEVEVFEYLDAVTYSCDPAPGPDPFSLIGESTIYCGDNSVWSRAAPECKVVKCRFPVVENGKQISGFGKKFYYKATVMFECDKGFYLDGSDTIVCDSNSTWVPPVPKCLKVSTSSTTKSPASSASGPRPTYKPPVSNYPGYPKPEEGILDSLDVWVIAVIVIAIVVGVAVICVVLYRYLQRRKKKGSYLTDETHREVKFTSL
- the CD46 gene encoding membrane cofactor protein isoform X2, encoding MLCELGIVAFHSWTQKGLPCSGNWLSVSLLSSGKITASSAPRMESPGRRECPFPSWRFPGLLLAAMVLLLSSFSDACEEPPTFEAMELIGKPKPYYEIGERVDYKCKKGYFYIPPLATHTICDRNHTWLPVSDDACYRETCPYIRDPLNGQAIPANGTYEFGYQMHFICNEGYYLIGEEILYCELKGSVAVWSGKPPICEKVLCTPPPKIKNGKHTFSEVEVFEYLDAVTYSCDPAPGPDPFSLIGESTIYCGDNSVWSRAAPECKVVKCRFPVVENGKQISGFGKKFYYKATVMFECDKGFYLDGSDTIVCDSNSTWVPPVPKCLKVLPPSSTKPPALSHSVSTSSTTKSPASSASGPRPTYKPPVSNYPGYPKPEEGILDSLDVWVIAVIVIAIVVGVAVICVVLYRYLQRRKKKGSYLTDETHREVKFTSL